The Vigna unguiculata cultivar IT97K-499-35 chromosome 1, ASM411807v1, whole genome shotgun sequence nucleotide sequence TGTTGCTAAGCTAACGGAAGAGGAAGCCAATAGATTGGCTAGTATGCACAAAAACTATTCTATCTTCTATTCTCTTTAAAtcatatctttcttttcttctaggACTAAAAATTTGCTAACCAAGAATTGTCGCAATGCAGGGCATGAAAAAGTGGTAGCTGTCTTTCCCAATCAAAAGAAGCAACTCCATACAACAAGGTCATGGGATTTTATTGGCTTCCCACTAAACGTACAAAGAGAAACAACTGAGAGTGATGTCATCATTGGAGTGCTTGACTCTGGAATCTGGCCAGAATCTAAGAGCTTCAATGACGAAGGATTCGGTCCACCACCTAGTAAATGGAAGGGCACCTGCCAAAGTTCTAAAAATTTCACGTGCAACAAGTACGTAGTTAATATTGTAGTCATTCAAAATATTCAGAGGCACACAAAAAGTACACTATCATTAACACATGTTGCTATGTTGTTGTAGCAAAATCATTGGGGCTAAGATTTACAAAGCTGATGGATTCTTTTCCGATGATGACCCAAAGTCTCCATTAGACGTAGATGGTCATGGCACTCATACAGCATCAATAGCAGCAGGGAATCCAGTTAGTCAAGCAAGCATGTTAGGCCTTGCTCAGGGAACGGCAAGAGGTGGCGCCATAAAAGCGCGCATTGCTGTGTATAAAGTATGTTGGTTAGATGAAGGTTGTTCTGATGCAGACATTCTTGCTGCATTTGATGATGCAATTGCGGATGGGGTTGACATTATATCGGTTTCTCTTGGAGGTTTCAGTGATGAAAACTACTTCAGAGATGGAATTGGCATTGGAGCATTTCATGCTGTGAGAAAAGGAGTGTTGACAGTAACTTCAGCAGGGAACGGTGGTCCAAAATATGCCTCCCTTTCCAATTTTTTGCCCTGGTCAATTACTGTGGCTGCGAGTACCATAGACAGAAAGTTTGTTACCAAGGTTGGATTAGGTAACAACGTTACCTTTGAGGTAAATTACCTACTCTGTCCTAAACCATGCTTCATAGGTTGATGATACTGACTTCAAACTTTGAAGACCTATTTACTTCATATACATTGTTACATTAAGTCAACTTCTTCGTTCCATGTTTAGGGTACCTCGATAAATACATTTGACCTGAAGGGAGAATTGTATCCTATAATCTATGGAGGAGATGCACCAAGCAAAGGCTTTGATTCATCGTCATCAAGGTAACAATTCTTGATATCCGTTAAGATGTATAACATTATGGCCAAACGAATAACTATACAAGTACAAATAATCCTGCGAGTTCCAAACTACATTCTAAAATGAAATACTCTGTTGTTAATGAAAATGTTTCCAAAGTGCAGGTTTTGCTTCAGCGGTTCGTTGGACAAAAAATTAGTGGAGGGTAAAATTGTTCTGTGTGATAGCAGAAGCAAAGCGACAGGCCCTTTCGATGCCGGTTCTGTTGGGGCATTGATACAAGGTCAAAGTTTTAGAGATCTTCCTCCTTCTCTTCCATTACCAGGATCGTACCTCGAATTGAAGGATGGTGTCACTGTACTTGCCTACATTAACTCCACAAGGTATGAACTGAAGATGCCACTTGAACAAGAGTGTAGAGAGTCATACTTGTCTAATATGCATATTTTTGCAGGACTCCAACTGCAACCGTATTTAAGACTGATGTGACAGAAGATACAATAGCCCCTGTTGTCGCCTCTTTCTCTTCAAGGGGTCCAAACCCTGTTACACCTGATGTTCTCAAGGTACCTTAATTAGCTTTTCCATGGCTGACTTAAATCATTTATCTTAATTACCTGTGAAAAAATGTAATCAATTTTTCTTATACATTTTGTAGCCGGATTTAGTGGCTCCTGGAGTTTCAATTTTAGCTAGTTGGTCTCCAGTTTCCCCTCCTTCTGATGTCGAAGGCGACAATAGAACATTAAATTTCAACATCATCTCCGGAACTTCAATGGCTTGTCCACATGTTTCTGGGGCAGCCGCATATGTGAAGTCATTCCACCCAACATGGTCTCCTGCTGCTATTCGTTCAGCTCTAATGACAACAGGTAATACTAGAAATGAAATGATGAtgagacatatatatatatatatatcaacaccATACTTTCTGCTAACTCTCTTCATTGTTCATCTTGCAGCTAAACAACTTAGACCCGAGATTAACCTTTACGCAGAATTCTCATATGGGGCAGGCCAAATTGATCCTTCCAAGGCTGTGTGCCCTGGTTTAGTATATGATGCTGGTGAAATAGACTATGTAAGGTTTTTATGTGGACAAGGGTATAGTTCAAAGATTTTACAACTCATCACAGGAGATAACAGTAGCTGCTCTGAATCAAGTTCAGCAAGGGATCTAAACTATGCGTCGTTTGCACTATTTTCCCCACTCTCGAACTCCAATAAAGTAATAAGTGGGAGTTTTAACAGGACTGTTACAAATGTTGGGTCAGCAACGTCGACGTATAAAGCTAACGTGATTGGTCCTGAAGGACTGAAAATTGAAGCGAACCCGAGTGTTTTGTCATTCACTTCTCTTAACCAAAAGCTCTCATTTGTGCTCACCATTGAGGGAATAATAAAGGAACCTGTGGTATCAGGCTCTTTGACTTGGGATGATGGTAAATTCCAAGTGAGGAGCCCCATTGTTGTGTTTAACACAGCATAACGGCCTAGGTTGATAATGCATTAAATAAGTAGAAGCCGATGCATAAGGCATTTGCAGGTTTTTCATGTATAATAGTAGCAAACACCCAAAATGGCTTAT carries:
- the LOC114195241 gene encoding cucumisin-like, which gives rise to MDTSLRFFILLSFALFLQLCHSSSPLKSYIVYTGNSMKDEDSALALYSTILQEVADSNGEPKSVQQHYKRSFGGFVAKLTEEEANRLARHEKVVAVFPNQKKQLHTTRSWDFIGFPLNVQRETTESDVIIGVLDSGIWPESKSFNDEGFGPPPSKWKGTCQSSKNFTCNNKIIGAKIYKADGFFSDDDPKSPLDVDGHGTHTASIAAGNPVSQASMLGLAQGTARGGAIKARIAVYKVCWLDEGCSDADILAAFDDAIADGVDIISVSLGGFSDENYFRDGIGIGAFHAVRKGVLTVTSAGNGGPKYASLSNFLPWSITVAASTIDRKFVTKVGLGNNVTFEGTSINTFDLKGELYPIIYGGDAPSKGFDSSSSRFCFSGSLDKKLVEGKIVLCDSRSKATGPFDAGSVGALIQGQSFRDLPPSLPLPGSYLELKDGVTVLAYINSTRTPTATVFKTDVTEDTIAPVVASFSSRGPNPVTPDVLKPDLVAPGVSILASWSPVSPPSDVEGDNRTLNFNIISGTSMACPHVSGAAAYVKSFHPTWSPAAIRSALMTTAKQLRPEINLYAEFSYGAGQIDPSKAVCPGLVYDAGEIDYVRFLCGQGYSSKILQLITGDNSSCSESSSARDLNYASFALFSPLSNSNKVISGSFNRTVTNVGSATSTYKANVIGPEGLKIEANPSVLSFTSLNQKLSFVLTIEGIIKEPVVSGSLTWDDGKFQVRSPIVVFNTA